The following is a genomic window from Ethanoligenens harbinense YUAN-3.
ACACACACATTTATCCCGAACACATTGCCGCGCGCTCGGTGGAGGGCATGCGCGCCCACTATCACCTCGCCGCAAGCGGCACCGGGCTGGTCGAAAATCTGCTCGCCTGTGCGGAGAAGGCCGGAGGCGGCTATCTGATGGCGCTTGCCGTCGCGTCCAAGCCCGGGCAGGTCGCCACCATCAACAAATGGCTCTCGCGGCATCTGTCGGACCGCCTGTTCGGTTTCGGCGGCCTGCACCCGCACTCCAAGCACCTGGAACAAGACGCGGAGCAGCTGCTGGCACTGGGGCTGCGCGGCATCAAGCTGCACCCGGATTATCAGCATGTGGCGGCGGACGACCCGTCGATGGACGCCGTCTACGACCTGGCGGTACAGCATCATCTGCCGGTGCTCATCCATGCGGGCGACGTGCGTACCCCCTATTCCTCCCCGGTGCGCATCGCGCATGTGCTGGAGCGCTTTCCGCAGATGACGGTGATCGTCCCGCACCTGGGCGGATACTCCGAATGGGACGAGGCCGAGCGGCACATCATCGGCAAAAACTGTTACATCGACACTTCCAGCTCCCTTTGGGCCCTGCCGCCCGAAAAAGCGGCGGAACTCATCCGCAAACACGGCGTGGAGCGTGTCCTGTTCGGCACCGACTACCCCCTCACCACCCAGGCGGAGGAACTGGAACGTTTTGACCGTCTGGGTTTCACCGAGGAAGAACGGCGCCTCATCCTGCTCGAAAACGCAAAGCGCTTTCTGGGTCTATCCTAACAGACTGCCTCCGATACGGATACTGCGGAATTGCAGGAAAACTCCGCAGTACCGCCGGCCGGAATC
Proteins encoded in this region:
- a CDS encoding amidohydrolase family protein, with translation MQFFDFHTHIYPEHIAARSVEGMRAHYHLAASGTGLVENLLACAEKAGGGYLMALAVASKPGQVATINKWLSRHLSDRLFGFGGLHPHSKHLEQDAEQLLALGLRGIKLHPDYQHVAADDPSMDAVYDLAVQHHLPVLIHAGDVRTPYSSPVRIAHVLERFPQMTVIVPHLGGYSEWDEAERHIIGKNCYIDTSSSLWALPPEKAAELIRKHGVERVLFGTDYPLTTQAEELERFDRLGFTEEERRLILLENAKRFLGLS